A section of the Leminorella richardii genome encodes:
- a CDS encoding transposase-like zinc-binding domain-containing protein, protein MFKKRTPCRYCHDTQSVRKHGKGRAGYQRFYCVNCSRTFQVKYVYSAYYKEAEPAVAES, encoded by the coding sequence ATGTTCAAGAAAAGAACGCCCTGTCGGTATTGTCATGATACTCAGTCTGTAAGAAAACACGGAAAAGGGCGGGCAGGTTATCAGCGCTTTTATTGCGTGAACTGTAGTCGGACATTTCAGGTGAAATACGTCTATTCAGCCTATTACAAAGAAGCTGAACCGGCAGTTGCAGAATCCTAA
- a CDS encoding dihydrodipicolinate synthase family protein, whose product MIRPLGIYSAMLTPWKNGQPDLDELRKIVDFQIDAGLSGLFPVSSVGESGLMSFEQKCSLMETVIHQAAGRVPVWCGIPSSCAQESIALGKFAKEQGATGLVLMPPTFYRHAPDVIVATMKAIIESTTLPVSLYNIPFFADALTPAMVAELARLPNVVGIKDSGGNAVEFMQMLSLCKEADPQFCVLTGREEFLYPSLKAGGKGCMTATSGVLPEVMVKIYQLTQAGRDEEALALQMAALPVMMMMASLPFPMGYKLGMEIRGFSMGESPFPQIDAVKEKANSIKNKLEKALQQLLTIAN is encoded by the coding sequence ATGATTCGACCCTTAGGTATCTACAGCGCCATGTTGACGCCGTGGAAGAACGGGCAGCCCGACTTAGACGAGCTGAGAAAGATCGTCGACTTTCAGATTGACGCCGGGCTTAGCGGGCTATTTCCGGTCAGCTCTGTCGGTGAGTCTGGGCTGATGTCGTTTGAACAAAAGTGCTCGCTGATGGAAACCGTTATTCATCAGGCTGCCGGGCGCGTTCCCGTCTGGTGCGGCATTCCCTCTAGCTGTGCACAGGAGAGCATTGCGCTGGGGAAATTTGCCAAAGAGCAGGGAGCTACGGGGCTGGTGCTGATGCCGCCGACGTTCTATCGCCACGCGCCGGACGTTATTGTCGCGACGATGAAAGCCATTATTGAGAGCACGACGCTGCCCGTCAGCCTTTACAACATCCCGTTCTTTGCCGACGCCCTGACGCCAGCGATGGTTGCCGAGCTGGCCCGTTTACCGAACGTAGTAGGCATTAAAGACTCCGGCGGTAACGCTGTGGAGTTTATGCAGATGCTTTCACTGTGCAAGGAGGCCGATCCGCAGTTTTGTGTCCTGACGGGCAGAGAGGAGTTTCTTTACCCTTCACTGAAAGCGGGTGGAAAAGGCTGCATGACGGCGACGTCAGGCGTGCTGCCGGAAGTGATGGTCAAAATTTACCAGTTGACTCAGGCCGGGCGTGACGAAGAGGCGCTGGCACTACAAATGGCTGCACTGCCGGTCATGATGATGATGGCTTCACTGCCTTTCCCGATGGGCTACAAGCTCGGAATGGAAATAAGAGGATTCAGTATGGGGGAATCACCGTTCCCGCAGATTGATGCAGTAAAAGAGAAGGCTAACTCCATAAAAAACAAACTAGAGAAAGCCTTGCAACAACTTCTAACGATTGCCAACTAA
- a CDS encoding helix-turn-helix domain-containing protein — protein sequence MNIVAGGYFEHRLLSSSQLSLYHQKVMMKGASLETSNYSFPVIVRGRMPFNRLCIGFMAYGSEAARYNTVPLAYDEVQIYPEGCELLYHTSGPTRWVVYSVERDVLQQAAIAYSGKPLPLSQDRIVSLYVGKSALDELIGLTDKYFTAIQDQDSGSEAHTREASAFHTLNNRLFNHYVSMLCRQVVLSGEEKKSAISQRHNNLIGDSERLVMAREFASIKLINIAERTGYSLRALELIFRHSVGMPPGKWFLNLRLNGALRDLLNASTDGSVSSIATRWGFQHLSRFSEQYRKTFGEYPSHTLARNQHRDRDVRAIDK from the coding sequence ATGAATATCGTCGCGGGTGGCTATTTCGAACATCGTCTGCTCTCTTCTTCTCAACTCAGCCTTTATCACCAAAAAGTGATGATGAAAGGCGCTAGCCTAGAAACCAGTAACTACAGTTTTCCCGTTATTGTTCGAGGCAGAATGCCGTTTAATCGACTTTGCATCGGTTTTATGGCCTATGGGAGCGAGGCGGCGAGATATAATACTGTGCCTCTCGCATACGACGAGGTACAGATTTACCCTGAAGGGTGTGAGCTGCTTTATCACACGTCAGGCCCCACACGATGGGTAGTGTACAGCGTTGAGCGTGACGTTCTACAACAGGCCGCTATCGCATATAGTGGAAAGCCGCTGCCGTTATCACAAGATCGCATTGTTTCACTCTATGTAGGAAAGAGTGCACTTGATGAGTTGATAGGGCTGACAGACAAATACTTTACTGCCATTCAGGATCAGGATAGCGGCTCAGAAGCACACACCCGAGAAGCAAGTGCCTTTCATACTCTTAACAATCGGTTGTTCAATCACTATGTGTCTATGCTGTGCCGTCAGGTAGTTTTAAGCGGTGAAGAGAAGAAAAGTGCTATTTCCCAACGACATAACAATCTGATCGGTGATAGTGAACGTCTGGTTATGGCAAGAGAATTTGCCAGTATAAAGCTTATCAATATTGCCGAACGTACTGGGTATAGCCTAAGAGCGCTGGAGCTGATTTTTCGTCACTCAGTCGGGATGCCGCCGGGAAAGTGGTTTCTCAATCTGCGTCTAAACGGAGCGCTTCGCGATCTGCTTAATGCTTCTACTGATGGCTCTGTGTCGAGTATTGCAACAAGGTGGGGATTTCAGCACTTATCGCGTTTTTCTGAACAGTATCGTAAGACATTTGGGGAATATCCCAGCCATACGCTGGCGAGAAATCAACATAGAGATCGGGACGTTCGTGCGATAGATAAGTGA
- a CDS encoding FUSC family protein: MNIAWLEWKNTPWGKATAGQWRYALRNALAMCLSLGIAFWLNLDEPYWAMTSAAVVSFPTIGGVISKSIGRILGSLLGALASMLIAGACLNDPWLFTFFIAGWLALCTYISNHYQNNVAYAFALAGYTAAIIAFPLIDSTDSLDIFNVAQARVCEVVTGILCGAMMMMILPSTSDGHAMLDSLKRMHVKLLEHAQLLWQAGTSPQMRTAHEGVISQILTMNVLRIQAVWSHYRLRRRNNILNYMLHQQLRLTGIISGIRRMMVNWPERPEALTDGLQRLLDELRQPDTNKYRLAKVLKDLYPTDVNDYRHMAFWLRLRHFCWMYLQSSRWLRQLDEAAPETTFQPPKVNTLAQHTDTVEALYNALRTFLCIVIGCAYWINTQWDAGASALTLAAISCVLYSSTASPINSIVTLSKAVVLLSIGCFVVKFALMIQISDLWLFCLFLFPVLLTMQMLKLQHPSYASLWGQLIVFMGSFLTITNPPSYDFDLYINDDFGKLTGVLLAGLAFQILRPSSDKIKSHRLIRALRRDFMDQLSARPLQSEEWFESVVYHRVSQLIKSKDEISRLWVLRWGVVLLNCSHVVWRLRDWQTRSDPLSVVREVCIRCLKGIMTEKGIQHRSLEASLNELLRICNALSRHHDPAAKELAGLIWRLHCSLSPLQTAPVPLEETKPAQ, from the coding sequence GTGAACATTGCCTGGCTGGAATGGAAAAACACCCCGTGGGGAAAAGCTACTGCTGGCCAGTGGCGCTATGCGCTGCGCAACGCGCTGGCCATGTGCCTATCGCTGGGCATCGCCTTCTGGCTAAATCTCGATGAGCCCTACTGGGCAATGACCTCTGCCGCCGTGGTCAGTTTTCCCACTATCGGTGGCGTTATCAGCAAAAGCATTGGTCGCATACTGGGTAGCCTCTTAGGGGCACTGGCCTCCATGCTTATTGCGGGTGCCTGCCTGAACGACCCTTGGCTGTTTACCTTTTTTATTGCCGGATGGTTGGCACTGTGCACCTATATTTCTAATCACTATCAAAACAACGTCGCGTACGCGTTTGCTCTCGCAGGCTATACCGCCGCCATTATCGCCTTCCCGCTGATCGACAGCACCGACTCGCTGGATATCTTTAACGTAGCGCAAGCGAGAGTCTGCGAAGTGGTGACCGGCATTCTGTGCGGCGCCATGATGATGATGATCCTGCCTAGCACTTCAGATGGTCACGCCATGCTCGACTCGCTAAAGCGCATGCACGTCAAGCTGCTTGAGCACGCACAGCTGCTGTGGCAAGCGGGCACCTCTCCTCAGATGCGCACGGCTCATGAAGGGGTAATCAGCCAAATCCTGACGATGAACGTGCTGCGGATTCAGGCGGTTTGGAGTCACTATCGCCTAAGGCGCCGCAACAATATCCTGAACTATATGCTGCACCAGCAGCTTCGCCTAACCGGCATTATTTCCGGCATTCGCCGCATGATGGTGAACTGGCCTGAACGCCCTGAAGCGTTGACCGACGGCCTGCAAAGGCTGCTGGATGAGCTGCGCCAGCCGGACACCAACAAATACCGCTTGGCCAAAGTGCTCAAAGATCTCTACCCCACTGACGTTAACGACTATCGCCATATGGCCTTTTGGCTACGGCTTCGCCACTTTTGCTGGATGTATTTGCAATCCAGCCGCTGGCTCCGCCAGCTGGACGAGGCAGCTCCAGAAACGACGTTTCAGCCCCCAAAAGTCAATACGCTGGCGCAGCATACCGACACCGTTGAAGCGCTGTATAACGCCCTGCGCACTTTTTTATGCATCGTTATCGGCTGTGCCTACTGGATTAACACCCAATGGGACGCAGGAGCCTCAGCCCTCACGCTGGCGGCGATCAGCTGTGTGCTCTATTCCTCCACTGCGTCTCCCATTAACAGTATCGTCACGCTCAGCAAGGCGGTTGTTCTGCTGTCTATTGGCTGCTTCGTGGTGAAGTTTGCCCTGATGATCCAAATTTCAGACCTGTGGCTGTTTTGCCTGTTTTTGTTTCCCGTTTTGCTCACTATGCAGATGCTCAAGCTTCAGCACCCAAGCTACGCATCCTTGTGGGGGCAGCTGATCGTTTTTATGGGCTCTTTTCTCACCATAACCAACCCGCCGTCTTATGATTTTGACCTCTATATCAATGACGACTTCGGCAAGCTGACGGGTGTACTGCTGGCGGGGCTAGCGTTTCAAATCCTCCGCCCCAGTTCAGACAAGATTAAAAGCCACCGTTTGATTCGCGCGTTGCGGCGTGACTTTATGGATCAGCTCAGCGCCCGCCCCCTGCAAAGCGAAGAATGGTTTGAGTCCGTGGTCTACCATCGCGTTAGCCAACTGATAAAAAGTAAAGATGAGATTTCCCGCCTGTGGGTGCTTCGCTGGGGGGTGGTTTTGCTCAACTGTAGTCACGTCGTATGGCGGCTGCGAGACTGGCAAACGCGTTCTGACCCGCTTTCCGTAGTGCGCGAAGTGTGTATTCGATGCCTTAAGGGCATTATGACGGAGAAAGGCATCCAGCACCGCTCTCTGGAAGCTTCCCTTAACGAACTGCTGAGGATCTGCAACGCCCTTTCACGCCACCACGATCCGGCTGCCAAAGAGCTGGCGGGGCTTATCTGGCGACTGCACTGCTCTCTGTCTCCACTGCAAACTGCACCGGTTCCTCTCGAGGAGACAAAGCCCGCGCAGTAA
- a CDS encoding MFS transporter, whose translation MTTVLNTAVTKTRWRLVPFMLTLYILAFLDRANIGFAKESYQLDTGLSNEAYALGAGIFFIAYACLGAPANLLMKKFGARKWIGLTTLCWGVLSSAMAFCDTEWKFLAVRTLLGAAEAGFFPGMIYLTSQWFPQRTRGSVMGLFYMGAPLALTLGSPLSGALLEMHGFGGHPGWFWMFMIEGALAVMAGVWTFMYLDDNLENARFLTPEERRALIDQISSEELQKQTSRLMDAVTNVQVWHLAIIYMLIQISVYGLIFFLPTQVAALIGTNVGFKASLVAAIPWIAAMFGTYYIPRYSDKTGNRRNLAALTLAIAGIGIGVSAFASPVIAIIALCFAAAGFIAVQPIYWTMPTGILSGVALAAGIGFVNMFGAIGGFLAPLIRVKAESVMNNSMAGLLTLAVLTLVGALAIMMLKKDIVSEGK comes from the coding sequence ATGACTACGGTTCTCAATACGGCTGTAACTAAAACACGCTGGCGGCTGGTGCCGTTTATGCTGACGTTGTACATTTTAGCGTTTCTCGATCGCGCCAATATCGGCTTTGCCAAAGAGTCCTATCAGTTAGATACCGGCCTGAGTAACGAGGCTTATGCGCTAGGCGCGGGGATTTTCTTCATCGCCTATGCCTGCCTAGGGGCACCGGCTAACCTGCTGATGAAAAAGTTTGGCGCCAGAAAGTGGATTGGATTGACCACTCTGTGCTGGGGTGTACTGTCTTCTGCGATGGCATTTTGTGATACAGAATGGAAGTTTCTGGCAGTTCGTACTCTATTAGGTGCAGCGGAAGCGGGCTTCTTTCCGGGTATGATTTACCTGACCTCTCAGTGGTTCCCACAGCGTACTCGGGGCAGCGTAATGGGGCTTTTCTATATGGGAGCGCCGCTGGCCCTGACGTTAGGCTCTCCGCTGTCTGGGGCGCTGTTGGAAATGCACGGTTTTGGCGGCCATCCCGGTTGGTTCTGGATGTTTATGATTGAAGGCGCGCTGGCTGTGATGGCCGGTGTATGGACCTTCATGTATCTGGACGATAACTTGGAAAACGCGCGCTTTCTGACGCCGGAAGAGCGCCGGGCGCTGATTGACCAAATTTCCAGCGAAGAGTTACAGAAGCAAACTTCACGTCTGATGGATGCGGTGACCAACGTGCAGGTTTGGCACTTGGCCATCATCTATATGTTGATCCAAATCAGCGTCTACGGGCTTATTTTCTTCCTGCCGACACAGGTTGCCGCACTGATTGGCACCAACGTAGGCTTTAAGGCATCGCTGGTTGCCGCAATTCCATGGATTGCCGCCATGTTCGGTACGTACTACATTCCCCGCTATTCTGACAAAACGGGTAATCGTCGCAATCTGGCTGCGCTAACTCTGGCGATAGCCGGGATCGGTATTGGCGTTTCTGCCTTTGCTTCTCCGGTTATTGCTATTATTGCACTGTGCTTTGCCGCAGCGGGCTTTATTGCCGTACAGCCAATCTATTGGACAATGCCAACCGGTATTCTGTCTGGAGTGGCTTTAGCGGCGGGCATCGGATTTGTGAACATGTTTGGCGCCATTGGTGGCTTCTTGGCACCGCTTATCCGCGTGAAGGCTGAAAGCGTGATGAATAATTCGATGGCGGGTCTTCTCACGTTGGCTGTGCTGACTCTTGTGGGCGCGCTGGCTATCATGATGCTGAAGAAGGACATTGTGTCAGAAGGCAAATAG
- the yedE gene encoding YedE family putative selenium transporter — MSRTWILVISGIVIGALALILGTAGNPPNMGVCVACFIRDSAGSMGLHSNPTVQYFRPEIVGFVIGAFAAALLFKEFKAKAGSAPLVRFTLGFFMMLGCLVFLGCPLRMVLRLGAGDLNAAVGLVGLVVGIGIGSLFLKRGFSLPRNYRQSSIEGALFPILCLGLLLLFLWDSGLFRASEKGPGASHAPVWLSIAGGLIIGVIVQRTRFCFIGMAKNVFMSRNFNMALGVLALTLLVAAGNLYLGKFTLGFDNQPIAHSDGVWNFLSMALVGLCGVFITGCPLRQLVSAGQGSSDAAVSVLGMLTGAAIAHNFAMASSPAGPTENGRIMVIAGLTIVFLIGLIYTLMARKELEAELGEE; from the coding sequence ATGTCCAGAACGTGGATACTGGTTATTTCCGGCATTGTTATCGGTGCGCTTGCGCTTATCCTGGGAACGGCGGGCAATCCGCCAAATATGGGGGTTTGCGTTGCCTGCTTTATTCGCGACAGCGCGGGTAGCATGGGGCTACACAGTAACCCAACGGTGCAGTACTTCAGGCCTGAAATCGTCGGTTTTGTGATTGGCGCGTTTGCGGCAGCACTTTTGTTTAAAGAATTTAAAGCCAAGGCCGGTTCTGCGCCACTGGTACGATTTACTTTGGGTTTTTTCATGATGCTGGGATGTCTGGTTTTTTTAGGCTGCCCGCTAAGAATGGTGCTTCGACTCGGCGCAGGGGATCTCAATGCCGCTGTGGGGCTGGTGGGATTAGTGGTGGGAATTGGTATAGGCAGCCTATTTCTTAAGCGCGGCTTTTCTTTGCCGCGTAACTATCGACAGTCTTCTATAGAAGGGGCGCTGTTTCCCATTCTGTGCCTAGGTCTGTTGCTGCTGTTTTTATGGGACAGCGGCCTGTTCCGCGCCAGTGAAAAAGGGCCTGGAGCCAGCCATGCGCCAGTGTGGCTCTCCATCGCTGGTGGTTTGATTATTGGCGTTATCGTTCAGAGAACTCGTTTTTGCTTTATCGGCATGGCGAAAAACGTCTTTATGTCGCGAAATTTTAATATGGCTCTAGGGGTTCTGGCTCTGACTCTGCTAGTGGCTGCGGGCAATCTCTACCTTGGCAAATTCACCCTCGGCTTTGACAACCAGCCTATTGCGCATTCTGACGGCGTGTGGAATTTCCTGTCTATGGCGTTGGTGGGACTTTGCGGTGTTTTTATTACCGGTTGTCCACTGCGTCAACTGGTGAGTGCAGGGCAAGGAAGTTCTGATGCCGCAGTTAGCGTGCTGGGCATGCTAACTGGTGCTGCTATTGCCCATAACTTCGCGATGGCCTCTAGCCCCGCCGGCCCCACTGAGAACGGAAGAATAATGGTGATTGCCGGGCTGACAATTGTCTTCCTCATTGGACTGATTTATACACTGATGGCAAGAAAAGAGCTGGAAGCCGAACTGGGTGAGGAATAG
- a CDS encoding HlyD family secretion protein, with translation MKHNTLKYFSTVIVFAIAIVSGWWLWNYYMQSPWTRDGKIRAEVVNVTPEVSGRLVQIHAKDNQSVKKGDLLFAIDPSAYKIAVDKAEGDLAKAQSDLNKATHEANRRRGLAANIISKEELDDANLAVEAMQANYRAAQATLEQAKWNLEHTNIYAPTDGYLTNLQARIGSYASAGTPLVALVDTHSFYVMGYFEETKLGNIRPGLKANITLYSGGIALSGEVESIGRAIYDQSVDPESGMLMNVKPNVPWVRLAQRVPVRIQITQVPDNALLIAGTTCTVSIQP, from the coding sequence ATGAAGCATAATACGTTAAAATATTTCTCTACGGTCATCGTCTTCGCCATTGCTATCGTTTCCGGCTGGTGGCTTTGGAACTACTACATGCAGTCCCCTTGGACGCGAGACGGCAAAATTCGAGCGGAAGTCGTCAACGTCACGCCGGAAGTTTCAGGCCGGCTGGTTCAAATTCACGCCAAAGACAATCAGAGCGTCAAAAAAGGCGACCTGCTGTTTGCTATTGACCCAAGCGCCTACAAAATCGCCGTCGATAAAGCAGAAGGCGATCTGGCTAAGGCGCAGTCCGATCTGAATAAGGCCACTCACGAAGCAAACCGCCGCCGAGGGCTTGCCGCCAATATCATCTCTAAAGAAGAGTTAGACGACGCGAATCTCGCAGTAGAAGCCATGCAGGCTAACTACCGCGCCGCTCAGGCAACGCTTGAACAGGCGAAATGGAATCTCGAACACACCAACATCTATGCGCCAACCGACGGCTACCTCACCAACCTTCAGGCGCGGATCGGCAGCTATGCTTCAGCCGGAACGCCGCTGGTGGCGCTGGTCGATACCCATTCGTTTTACGTCATGGGCTATTTTGAAGAAACCAAGCTGGGTAACATTCGCCCCGGATTGAAAGCCAACATTACGCTCTACAGCGGCGGTATTGCCCTGAGCGGTGAAGTTGAAAGCATTGGTCGGGCTATTTATGACCAAAGCGTCGATCCGGAAAGCGGCATGCTGATGAACGTTAAGCCCAACGTGCCCTGGGTACGTCTAGCGCAGCGCGTCCCTGTAAGGATCCAGATTACACAGGTTCCCGACAACGCGCTGCTGATTGCCGGTACCACCTGTACTGTTTCTATTCAGCCGTAA
- a CDS encoding IclR family transcriptional regulator gives MENNKKSKVPALSRAIDILNFVAENGHCFITDVAVSLMLPKSSLYLMIDELKRLRLLAQSDDGSLRLGLKLMELGSRSVEQLDLRKIAKDHLTRLMLDTGLVCHLGILDGDDPIYLLKIDSQSTIQVRSWEGKRVSLYSSALGKCLLAWISPQRQRELMSAIEFKVMTPYTLSCEEDLIRELTLIKQRGWSFDNQEDLLNIQCISAPVFDSSNRLVAAISAVGTTLQVNESNLQALAERVMHAAALISREMGCEMQPRVSLHVNKEKE, from the coding sequence ATGGAAAATAACAAAAAATCGAAAGTTCCGGCGCTGTCCAGAGCGATTGACATTCTTAACTTCGTAGCAGAAAACGGGCACTGTTTTATTACCGACGTGGCAGTAAGCCTGATGCTGCCAAAAAGCTCTCTTTACCTAATGATCGACGAGCTAAAGCGTCTGCGTCTGTTGGCGCAAAGCGATGACGGTAGCCTGCGGCTAGGGCTGAAGCTGATGGAGCTAGGCAGCCGCTCGGTGGAGCAGCTCGACCTGAGAAAAATCGCTAAAGATCATCTTACCCGCCTGATGCTGGATACCGGTCTGGTATGCCATCTTGGGATCCTTGACGGTGACGACCCCATCTATTTACTCAAAATTGACTCTCAGAGCACTATTCAGGTGCGCTCTTGGGAGGGCAAGAGAGTCTCTCTCTACAGTTCGGCGCTGGGCAAGTGCCTGCTGGCGTGGATAAGCCCTCAGCGCCAAAGAGAGCTGATGTCAGCTATCGAATTTAAGGTGATGACGCCCTATACCCTTTCCTGTGAAGAGGATCTGATCCGCGAGCTGACTCTGATTAAGCAGCGTGGCTGGAGTTTCGACAATCAGGAAGATTTGCTGAATATACAGTGTATTTCAGCTCCGGTATTTGACTCATCAAACAGGCTGGTTGCCGCTATTTCTGCGGTAGGAACTACGCTGCAGGTTAATGAAAGCAATCTGCAGGCGCTGGCGGAAAGAGTGATGCACGCCGCCGCGCTGATTTCCAGAGAAATGGGGTGCGAAATGCAGCCCAGAGTATCGTTACACGTTAATAAAGAGAAGGAGTGA
- a CDS encoding DUF1656 domain-containing protein, which translates to MNNGFFNQGLALPDLIFGSSLYFPPVFKALFFGLILWLLVHRLLRDWLYSGEVWHPTLMALSLFILCVCGSLWVLTHWYI; encoded by the coding sequence GTGAACAATGGATTTTTTAATCAGGGCCTTGCACTACCAGACCTGATCTTCGGTTCCTCTCTTTATTTTCCTCCCGTATTCAAAGCGCTGTTCTTTGGTTTGATTCTCTGGCTGCTGGTTCATCGTCTGCTGCGGGACTGGCTCTATTCTGGGGAGGTTTGGCACCCGACGCTGATGGCGCTATCCCTTTTTATTCTCTGCGTTTGCGGCTCACTGTGGGTGCTCACCCATTGGTACATATAG
- a CDS encoding DUF3343 domain-containing protein encodes MQQDYLFLFHTPLGVIRLKKALTERDIVYCVIDAPRALTADCGMAVTFSLAKGLEFSSLVNEQVSAVYQTEGDSVTLKWRDDG; translated from the coding sequence ATGCAGCAGGATTATCTGTTTCTTTTTCATACGCCTCTGGGGGTTATCCGATTGAAGAAGGCGCTTACCGAAAGGGACATTGTCTATTGCGTAATAGATGCGCCGCGTGCGTTGACGGCAGACTGCGGCATGGCCGTAACGTTCTCACTGGCGAAGGGGCTGGAATTCTCATCTCTGGTGAATGAACAGGTGAGTGCGGTATACCAAACGGAAGGGGACTCCGTTACGTTAAAGTGGCGGGACGACGGTTAA
- the rhmD gene encoding L-rhamnonate dehydratase, translated as MKLPKIKQVRAYFMGGATAKKGAGGADYHDQGNSHWIDDHIATPMSKYKEYEQSRQSFGINVLGTLIVEVEADNGVKGFAVSTGGEMGCFIVEKHLNRFIEGKCVSDIKLIHDQMMNGTMYYSGSGGLVMNTISCVDLALWDLFGKVVDLPVYKLLGGAVRDEIQFYATGARPDLAKGMGFIGGKMPTHWGPHDGDAGIRKDAAMVADMREKCGPDFWLMLDCWMSQDVNYATKLAHACAPYNLKWIEECLPPQQYEGYAELKRNAPPGMMVTSGEHHGTVQSFRTLSETGIDIMQPDVGWCGGLTTLLEIAAIAKSRGQLVVPHGSSVYSHHAVITFTNTPFSEFLMTSPDCSTMRPQFDPVLLDEPVPVNGRMHKSVLDKPGFGVELNPECQLTRPYTH; from the coding sequence ATGAAACTACCTAAAATCAAACAGGTCAGAGCGTATTTTATGGGGGGCGCAACCGCCAAGAAAGGGGCGGGCGGCGCAGACTACCACGATCAGGGCAATAGCCACTGGATTGACGACCACATCGCTACGCCGATGAGCAAGTACAAAGAGTACGAGCAGTCTCGCCAGTCTTTCGGCATTAACGTGCTGGGAACGCTGATTGTTGAGGTTGAGGCAGATAACGGCGTGAAGGGCTTTGCTGTATCGACCGGCGGGGAAATGGGCTGCTTTATCGTTGAAAAGCACCTTAACCGTTTTATTGAAGGCAAATGCGTTTCTGATATTAAGCTTATCCACGATCAGATGATGAACGGCACTATGTACTATTCCGGTTCCGGTGGTTTGGTGATGAACACCATTTCCTGTGTCGATCTGGCGCTGTGGGATCTGTTTGGTAAAGTGGTCGACCTGCCGGTATACAAGCTGCTAGGCGGCGCTGTTCGCGATGAAATTCAGTTTTACGCCACCGGCGCGCGTCCGGATCTGGCAAAAGGCATGGGCTTTATCGGCGGTAAAATGCCAACCCATTGGGGGCCGCACGACGGTGATGCGGGTATCCGTAAGGATGCGGCAATGGTCGCCGACATGCGTGAAAAGTGCGGCCCAGACTTCTGGCTGATGCTCGATTGCTGGATGAGCCAGGACGTCAACTACGCGACCAAGCTGGCTCACGCCTGCGCGCCTTACAACCTCAAGTGGATCGAAGAGTGTTTACCGCCTCAGCAGTATGAAGGCTACGCTGAGCTGAAGCGCAATGCACCTCCGGGAATGATGGTGACGTCTGGCGAGCACCACGGTACTGTGCAGTCGTTCCGCACCCTGTCTGAAACCGGTATTGATATTATGCAGCCAGACGTCGGCTGGTGTGGCGGCCTGACAACGCTGCTGGAAATCGCGGCTATCGCTAAATCCCGCGGCCAGCTGGTAGTGCCTCACGGTTCCTCTGTTTATTCTCACCACGCGGTGATCACCTTTACCAATACGCCGTTCAGTGAGTTCCTGATGACTAGCCCAGACTGCTCGACGATGCGTCCTCAGTTTGACCCCGTCCTGCTTGATGAACCTGTACCGGTTAACGGACGCATGCACAAATCCGTGCTGGACAAGCCGGGCTTTGGCGTGGAATTGAACCCTGAGTGCCAGTTAACGCGCCCTTATACGCATTAA
- a CDS encoding VOC family protein, whose translation MLSFHQVAELQDLQQDLPAFQQRLQELLTRLDLSLINYHADHVSVRCFQQATAERWRSGFMQCATLISEKEINGRPICLFSLHEPLQVGEWDIDCVELPYPGSKLYPHEGWEHVEWVVPCANEDDFHQTALGLFSDEVLLMPQLKLKFNNPAGEGERLPNPTLAVTDNGVTIKLHPYSIRDVVDSEKDDAVK comes from the coding sequence GTGCTTTCATTTCATCAGGTTGCCGAGCTACAGGACCTTCAGCAGGATCTGCCGGCTTTTCAGCAAAGGCTTCAGGAATTACTGACTCGTTTAGATCTTTCTTTAATCAACTATCATGCGGATCATGTCTCAGTTCGCTGTTTCCAGCAGGCTACAGCAGAAAGGTGGCGCAGTGGCTTTATGCAGTGCGCTACGCTGATATCAGAAAAAGAGATTAATGGACGGCCTATCTGCCTGTTTAGCCTGCATGAGCCGCTGCAAGTTGGTGAGTGGGACATTGACTGCGTTGAGTTACCATATCCAGGAAGCAAGCTATATCCACATGAAGGCTGGGAGCATGTGGAGTGGGTGGTACCCTGCGCCAACGAGGATGATTTTCATCAAACGGCTCTTGGGCTATTTTCTGATGAAGTGCTGCTGATGCCTCAACTGAAGCTTAAATTCAACAATCCGGCGGGGGAGGGAGAAAGGCTGCCGAATCCGACGCTGGCAGTCACAGACAATGGCGTGACGATAAAACTGCATCCTTACAGTATTCGAGACGTAGTTGATTCAGAAAAAGACGACGCCGTTAAGTGA